The Metamycoplasma phocicerebrale genome includes a region encoding these proteins:
- the rpoE gene encoding DNA-directed RNA polymerase subunit delta, protein MKDTEYKTLLDIAEDVLKEKESLDFATLFNKIKEVLFNRWRMETNFSITDEQLLTKKRGELYRLLTIDGRFFHNIDGTWTTIRPEHN, encoded by the coding sequence ATGAAAGATACAGAATATAAAACATTATTAGACATCGCAGAAGATGTTTTAAAAGAAAAAGAATCTTTAGATTTTGCAACATTATTTAACAAAATTAAAGAAGTTTTGTTTAATAGATGAAGAATGGAAACTAATTTTAGTATTACCGATGAACAATTGTTAACTAAAAAACGGGGAGAATTGTACCGTTTATTAACAATTGATGGAAGATTTTTCCATAATATTGATGGAACATGAACAACAATTCGCCCAGAACATAATTAA